GTCGCCGAACCAGTAGTTGTCGGGGCCCGTGCGGTTCACGCGCACCGCGGGGGCGCCGCGGTCCACGCCCCAGCCGATCACCTCGTAGCGCGTGTAGGCCGCCGCGCCGTCGGGCTTCACGGCGATCCACGTGTGCACGGCGAAGACGCCGCGCCAGCTCACCGCGCGCGCGGCGTAGACCTGCACGACCGCCTCCGGGGTGAACGCCGGATCGGGCGCCAGGCCCGAGGGGCCGCGCTCGAGCGCCCACCAGTCGGTGCGCGCGCGCGAGACGACGGCGCAGCCGACCAGCACCGGCAAGGCGAGCGTCAGGAGCCAGCGCGCGCGGCGGCGGCTCACCCGGAGAGCTCCTTGCGGACGAGCTGCGCGCCCTCGACGAGCGCGGCAAGCTTCTGCTTCACGACCCAGCGCGGCGTCTCCCAGAATCCGCAGTCCGGGTTCACCCAGAGCTTGTCGGGCCGGACGTACTTGAGGAAGCCGCGGATGCGCTCGGCGACGTCGGCGCCCGTCTCGGCCTTGAACGCCTTCACGTCCACGACGCCGGCGCCGAGCTCCTTGTCCTTCGGGAAGTCCTTCCAGCGCGCGGCGTCCTCCATGCCGCGGTTGGCGAACTCGAGCACGACCTGCGAGGCGGAGAGCTCGTGGAGCGTCGGGAAGACGTTGCGGTAGTCGCGCACGGCGCTGAACGGCCGGCCGTAGAGGTTGCCGAAACAGATGTGGACGGCGATCTTCGCGTCCACGCCCTCGACGGCCCGGTTGACGCCCTTCGCGAACTGCGGCACCGAGCCCGCGTACATCCCGCTGTGCGGCTCGTCGATCTGGATGAAGTCGGCGCCGACCGCGACGAGCGCCTTGCACTCGGCGCGGACGATCTGGACGAGGTCGGCCAGCAGCGTGTCCCTGTCCGTGTAGCCGCCGCCGAGCCGCAGCGGGACGAGCAGCGTGTACGGGCCCGGCACGGTCGCCTTGATCCGCCGGGTCGTCAGCGCGCGCGCCAGCTTCCACTCGTCGACGATCCCGAGGCCGTGGGGCGCCGAGATCTTGCCGACGACCTCGAACGGCGTGTTCGTGTCCCAGAGCGGCTGGCCGAGCTTGCGCGGCGGCTCGAGGGCGCGGATTCCCTCGATGAAGTCGTAGAAGCCGATGATGAAGCGGACACGCATC
The sequence above is drawn from the Candidatus Methylomirabilota bacterium genome and encodes:
- a CDS encoding cobalamin-independent methionine synthase II family protein produces the protein MLLPTSVVGSHGLPGWVWLAREAMEGGRLGAVDVRELMEDATQAALLDQERAGVDVVTTGEMMRVRFIIGFYDFIEGIRALEPPRKLGQPLWDTNTPFEVVGKISAPHGLGIVDEWKLARALTTRRIKATVPGPYTLLVPLRLGGGYTDRDTLLADLVQIVRAECKALVAVGADFIQIDEPHSGMYAGSVPQFAKGVNRAVEGVDAKIAVHICFGNLYGRPFSAVRDYRNVFPTLHELSASQVVLEFANRGMEDAARWKDFPKDKELGAGVVDVKAFKAETGADVAERIRGFLKYVRPDKLWVNPDCGFWETPRWVVKQKLAALVEGAQLVRKELSG